Within Streptomyces tsukubensis, the genomic segment GTCGGTGGTGTCGAGTCTCCTACGCTCCCGCGCTCGGGACAGCCTCTTCGAGCGCGACGATGACGAGGGCGTGGTCGACCAGCCGGTGCGCCGGGATCTCGCCCCGGTCGGCCATCTCCCGGAGCGCCGGCAGCTTGCCGAGCACGACGACCAGGAGGTCGAGCAGCGCGCCGAGGATGCGCGGGCGGGCCTCGGTGAACGCCTCCCACAGTGCCGACTCCGGCCGGGGCGCGGTGATGTGCTCCAGCTCCACGACGACCGTGCGGTCCACCAGGTCGGCCCTCAGCTCGTCGGGCGCGATGGTCCCGGCGAGGATGACCGCACGGCTGGGCTCCTCGACCGTGACCGGGGTGTCGGTGTAGAGGGGGCGCCGTACCGTCGTGCCGCCGGTCACCGCGCGGCACAGGCGGTCCGAGGTCTCGTCGGGGATGCGGGTGACGTTGTCGAACACGGCGACCGCCCCGGCCTGTGCGGCCTGCCACGCGTCCTCGTTGTGCGGGAGCCGGCCGAAGGGCACCACCCCCGCGTCCAGGAGGTGGGCGAGCATCCGGGCCGTCAGGGACTTGCCGCTGCACGGTCCGCCGGTGAGGAGCAGCAGGGGGCGCGGGATGTCGGGGAGCATCCCGGTGACGAGCCAGGGGACGATGCGCGCCCACGACTCGTCCGTGACGTTCAGCAGGTCGCGCAGCTCGGTGAGCGAGCCGCCGCTGACGGGCGGGAGCGGTTCGGTGTTCGGATTCATGCCGGTCCTTCTGATCGGCCGGGGCCGCCGATCGGCCCCGGGGTCCGTCTGTCCAACGAGCGGTGGGTCGATCAGTCCTTGTACGCGATGGGGCTGAGTCCGGAGTGGGCCCGGTTGAGCGCCTCGAACAGCGTCTGGGCCGCCGCCTTCGCCTCGGCGAGGCCGTCGTACGTGGCGGCGAGGTCGGTGTCGAGCGTGTTCCTGTCGCTGCGCAGGTTCCCGCTCGCCTCAAGGTGCTTCACCAGGGCCTCGGTCTGCTCCAGGGCCTGCGGGAGGACCATCGCCGCCTGAGAGAGGTTGCCGACCACGCTGTAGGCGTCGCCGGGGAATTCCCAGTCCTCGTCTCCCCGGGTCGGGGCGAGCGTGGCGTGGTTGAGGGCACGGAGGGCCTCGTACGCGTCGTCGGCGAGCTTGGCGGGCGTCTTGTCGGTCATGGGGTCGGTCTCCTCTGAGATGCGGTGGTGGTTGTGGTCGTCTCGGTGGTCGTCGTCAGCCGTCGAGTTCGGCGCGGAAGCGCCGGGTGCGCTCCTCTCCGTCGAGGACCGCCTGGCGTACGGCCTCGTCCTTGATCTGCTCGGCGGGGTGCAGCAGTTGGCCCGCGCGGTACGCGCGAGCGAAGGCAACGGCGGCAGTGGCGGTCTTCGCTCCGTCCAGGTCCCGTCCGGCGAACCGCTGGAAGGTCTCGCCGTCGTCGGTGACCTCCTCGCCGAGCCGGGCCTCGAAAGCGTCGAGCGCGCTACGCAGCCCGCTCACCTTGTCCCAGGCGTAGTAGAGGTTGCCGTCCTCGATGGCGCCCGCGATGCGGCCGAAGTGGTCGACAACGCGGGCGTACTCCTCGGCGAGGTTGTTCTCGGGGGTGGAGCCGCCGAGCAGGGTGTGCAGGTCCGTCATGAGGTGGTGCCTTCCTTGTGCGGCGAGCCGGGGCCGCCGTGGTGGCGACCCCGGGTTCATCCTGTCGTGCGGTTCGGACAGCGCTGGGAGGATCAGGCGATGTCGCCCGGAAGGGGACCACCGCGGCCGCCGTCCAGGTCGACCATGAGCATGTCGGTCGGGTTCAGGGCCTCGGGGGCCCTGGGGATCAGGTCGAGGATGTCGGCGTGGTCGAAGGCGAGCGTCGGCAGGCTGGAGGCGGGCCACCAGCGGGCGGTGCGGGCGTCGTCCCCGGCGACGATCGGGGTGCCGGCCGGAACGACGGCGAGGTAGGCGGCGGTGACGTACCGGCCGCGCGGGTCCCGGTCGGGCCGGTCGAAGACACCGATCTCCCGCAGGTCGGAGGCCAGGACGTGGACGCCGGTCTCCTCGGCGAGTTCACGGACTGCCGCCTCGATCGCGGTCTCTCCCCTGTCCACGTGACCACCCGGCAAGGCCCATGCGCCCTCGTGCGGCGGCCAGCCGCGCTCGATGAGCAGCACGTCGCCGTCCGGCGTCATGGCGACCACGTCGGCGGTGTAGCGGATGGTCTCGGGCTCGGGCTCGGTGCGGTTGTGGACTCCGGCAGGCAGGAGGTCCTGGTCGACATCGCGGTGCTCGATGGTGGCCTCGTCGCCGACGCCGAGCAGCAGCTCGTGCGTGAGGCGGGCCAGGCCGACGCTCCGGTGCCGGCCGCCGGTGCAGCCCCACGCGATCGTGACGTCGGCGCCGGTGTCCTCGGCGAGGCCGCGGGCGGTGGCGACCGCGTTGAACGCGAGCCGCTCGGCGCCCGGAGTGTCGCGGACGTGGTCGTACACCGGCTGGTCGAGGCCCGTGAGGGTCTTCAACTCCTCGTTGTGGAACGGGTTGCGGAGCAGGGCCCTCAAGTCGAAGACCAGGTCGGCGGTGGGGGCGGGGGCGTGGCCGTAGCCGAAGGACACGATGCGGATGGTGGTCATGTCAGCTCTCCTCGAATCGCTTGGTGGCGCAGGGCGGGCAGAGCGGGATCTGCCGGTGGT encodes:
- a CDS encoding RapZ C-terminal domain-containing protein, with protein sequence MTTIRIVSFGYGHAPAPTADLVFDLRALLRNPFHNEELKTLTGLDQPVYDHVRDTPGAERLAFNAVATARGLAEDTGADVTIAWGCTGGRHRSVGLARLTHELLLGVGDEATIEHRDVDQDLLPAGVHNRTEPEPETIRYTADVVAMTPDGDVLLIERGWPPHEGAWALPGGHVDRGETAIEAAVRELAEETGVHVLASDLREIGVFDRPDRDPRGRYVTAAYLAVVPAGTPIVAGDDARTARWWPASSLPTLAFDHADILDLIPRAPEALNPTDMLMVDLDGGRGGPLPGDIA